In the genome of Caulobacter flavus, the window CGTCTCAGGCTGGCCATGCTGTTCACCGACGCATGGCCGGTCGGCGCCCTGCTGGGCGTGCTCTGGATCGTGGGTCTGGTCCAGTTCGTCGTCGAGCGCACCATCGGCTGGCAGGCGGTGGCCATCTACGCCTGCGTCTATCCGCCCGCCTTCAAGGCCGGGGTGTGGTGGACGCCGCTGACCCACCAGTTCCTGCACGGCGGCCTGTTCCACATCCTGATGAACTCCAGCGCGCTCGCGGCCCTGGGGCCGGCGCTGAGCTTCCGGTTCGGCGTCGACCTGAAGGGCGCGGTGCTTTTCTGGCTGTTCTTCGTGCTGTCGGGCGTGGCGGGCGGCCTGACCTTCCTGGCGCTGCAGTGGGGCGGGGCCATGCCGATGCTCGGCGCGTCCGGCGCGATCTGCGGCCTGTGGGGCGCGCTGGCGCGCCTGGACCGCGAGGGGGCGATCGTTCCGATCTGGTCGCGCGGCGTGGGCGTCCAGGTGCGCTCGTTCGTGATCATGAACCTGATCCTGGCGGCCTTGGGCTTCGGCCTGGGCATGCTGTCGGGGCAGGGCGGCGTGCTGGTGGCCTGGGAGGCCCATCTGGGCGGCTTCGTCTTCGGACTGCTGGTCGCGCCGCTGCTTCCGGTGCGCTACCCCTGGCGCGACATGGTCCGCGCCCAGCCCGAGCGCCCTTGACTGCCGTGGCCGGAGGCGCGGTTAGTTGGCCGCCAACTCCGCACCAACCGGGACAGGAACCATGATCGGCAGGCTCAATCACGTCGGCGTCGCCACGCCCTCCATCGACGAGTCGGTGAAGATGTATCGCGAGCTGCTCGGCGCCACCTCGGTCACCGAGAAGTGGGCCATGCCCGAGCAGGGCGTCTGGGTCTGCTTCGTCAACCTGCCCAACAGCCAGATCGAGCTGATCGAGCCCTATGGCGAGGCCTCGCCGATCCACGCCTTCCTCGCCAAGAACCCCAAGGGCGGCCAGCACCATGTCTGCTTCGAGGTCGAGAACATCTACG includes:
- a CDS encoding rhomboid family intramembrane serine protease, translated to MNAPEDENRVVRRLTEGRKPRGVPWRLRLAMLFTDAWPVGALLGVLWIVGLVQFVVERTIGWQAVAIYACVYPPAFKAGVWWTPLTHQFLHGGLFHILMNSSALAALGPALSFRFGVDLKGAVLFWLFFVLSGVAGGLTFLALQWGGAMPMLGASGAICGLWGALARLDREGAIVPIWSRGVGVQVRSFVIMNLILAALGFGLGMLSGQGGVLVAWEAHLGGFVFGLLVAPLLPVRYPWRDMVRAQPERP
- the mce gene encoding methylmalonyl-CoA epimerase, with the translated sequence MIGRLNHVGVATPSIDESVKMYRELLGATSVTEKWAMPEQGVWVCFVNLPNSQIELIEPYGEASPIHAFLAKNPKGGQHHVCFEVENIYEARDSLVAKGATVLGEPRIGAHGTLIVFVHPKDMGGMLVELMESPKDAHH